A portion of the Saccharospirillaceae bacterium genome contains these proteins:
- a CDS encoding N-succinylarginine dihydrolase has product MIEVNFDGLIGPSHNYAGLAIGNVASQQHAQQISYPKKAALEGLTKMQWMIDAGFVQGFFPPHFCPRIELLHQLGYCGNLSEQLKRANEIPGLLARIYSASAMWAANAATVTPSTDTLDGKLHITAANLYSNDHRKLEAKQTLKALSTVFSSSNYFTVHQPLPDLKIFSDEGAANHSRLYDDDNYVHLFCYAKNEAEQIYPSRQSLAASQSIARFHKIPITHQVFIQQSSDAINAGAFHNDVVAVANANVLFFHEKAYDKSSRKDAFRKIGSLIDFKPIEVTEQQVSLNEAVKTYLFNSQLLNDPTNKNSMRLLLPAECQHNKSVRRYLDTLIQDYSQPIRKFDFIDVRQSMDNGGGPACLRLRVALTVKELSLVDQRYLLDIKKIEQLQQCVNTFYPDSIVPEQLQQADLAEQCLLANQKVHQLIQAF; this is encoded by the coding sequence ATGATTGAAGTGAACTTTGATGGATTAATTGGCCCAAGTCATAATTATGCAGGGCTAGCCATTGGTAATGTTGCAAGTCAGCAACATGCTCAGCAGATCTCTTATCCAAAAAAAGCAGCCCTTGAAGGGCTAACAAAAATGCAGTGGATGATCGATGCCGGGTTTGTTCAGGGGTTCTTTCCTCCACACTTCTGCCCTCGCATTGAGCTGCTTCATCAGCTGGGCTATTGCGGAAATCTGTCTGAACAGTTGAAACGGGCAAATGAAATCCCGGGATTATTAGCGCGCATATATTCAGCATCAGCCATGTGGGCTGCGAATGCCGCCACCGTTACACCGTCCACTGACACTCTGGACGGTAAACTGCATATTACCGCAGCGAACCTGTACTCCAATGATCACCGCAAGCTGGAAGCCAAACAAACACTAAAAGCCCTCTCAACAGTATTTTCAAGCAGTAATTACTTCACGGTTCATCAACCACTGCCTGATCTGAAAATTTTTTCTGACGAAGGCGCAGCAAACCATAGCAGGTTGTATGATGACGATAACTATGTGCATTTATTTTGTTACGCGAAAAATGAAGCAGAGCAGATCTACCCTTCTCGACAAAGCCTTGCAGCAAGCCAGTCAATTGCTCGTTTTCATAAGATACCCATTACTCATCAGGTATTTATTCAACAAAGTAGCGACGCCATTAATGCAGGTGCTTTTCATAATGACGTTGTAGCCGTAGCGAATGCTAATGTGCTTTTTTTTCATGAAAAAGCCTATGATAAAAGTTCACGAAAAGACGCCTTCAGAAAGATCGGTTCGCTGATTGATTTCAAACCAATAGAGGTTACCGAGCAACAAGTATCTTTGAACGAAGCCGTTAAAACGTATCTGTTTAACAGTCAGTTGTTAAATGACCCAACAAATAAGAATTCAATGCGGCTACTATTACCAGCTGAATGTCAGCATAATAAAAGTGTAAGACGCTATCTGGATACGCTAATTCAGGACTACTCACAACCGATCAGAAAATTCGATTTTATTGATGTTCGTCAGAGCATGGATAATGGTGGTGGACCCGCCTGCTTGCGTCTGCGCGTAGCGCTTACAGTAAAAGAACTGTCGCTGGTTGATCAGCGATATCTTCTTGATATAAAAAAAATTGAGCAGCTGCAACAATGTGTGAATACCTTTTACCCAGATTCGATAGTGCCTGAACAATTGCAGCAAGCTGATTTAGCCGAGCAGTGTCTGCTCGCTAACCAGAAAGTTCATCAGCTTATTCAGGCGTTCTGA
- a CDS encoding manganese efflux pump, which translates to MSMSLDSFFQACLLMGLGIGIDVAIATALRTEVLKQQRIVWLWVAGVTLTHTLFPMAGYLLTYFSIQTLPTLTPLIGILAFALIVWFLWEELFANEEESEHQNLIVTVGIILAVSWDALWSGPAKSAQIVGWSDWQIWSSFILVGLVVMAFAILAFRLASAFCHYARLRGNPLLFLQWVQYSVIGYFGLLALFRYTLASEISDVSVFMVSMAITSALMATSSVLQQPQNA; encoded by the coding sequence ATGAGCATGTCACTGGATAGCTTCTTTCAGGCTTGCTTACTAATGGGTCTGGGAATCGGAATCGATGTGGCAATTGCTACCGCATTGCGCACAGAGGTTCTTAAACAGCAAAGAATAGTCTGGTTATGGGTGGCCGGCGTGACTCTGACTCACACCCTGTTTCCGATGGCAGGGTATTTACTGACTTACTTTAGTATTCAAACGTTACCAACTCTGACGCCACTGATTGGAATTCTGGCTTTTGCTTTGATTGTCTGGTTCTTATGGGAAGAGCTGTTTGCCAATGAAGAAGAGTCTGAACACCAGAATCTGATAGTAACCGTGGGTATTATTCTGGCAGTAAGCTGGGATGCGCTATGGTCCGGACCTGCTAAGTCAGCGCAAATTGTCGGTTGGAGTGATTGGCAGATCTGGAGTTCTTTTATATTGGTTGGCCTGGTTGTCATGGCTTTTGCTATTTTGGCATTCCGTCTTGCCAGCGCTTTTTGCCACTATGCTCGCTTGCGTGGCAACCCATTACTATTTCTTCAATGGGTACAATACAGTGTGATTGGCTACTTTGGGTTATTAGCTTTATTCCGCTATACGTTGGCCTCTGAGATCAGTGATGTCTCTGTTTTTATGGTATCTATGGCAATAACATCGGCTTTGATGGCCACCTCGTCTGTGTTACAGCAACCTCAGAACGCCTGA